In the genome of Streptomyces collinus, one region contains:
- a CDS encoding ferredoxin reductase family protein translates to MATASNTVRRGTVLPVDAARWAMWTFVIANAVIVEVLFLSAGSGKNGVLTIAKFFGLHAALLMLFQLLLVARMPWLDRRIGMDRLTVWHRWVGFLLLWTVLTHATLVVLGYANLDDASMGKTFVALSGVPASLLGMLAAAVIVVIAVISTRPLRRRLRYEVWHGLHLLLYVALGLSFVHQLEETTTFASSAFATAYWWILWLLAFGALLTGRVAMPLWRNAYHRFSVAAVVPESDHVVSVYITGRHLDKLPARAGQFCIWRFPGHNHWWLANPFSLSAAPGGQGLRLTAKAAGNVSAGLRNLPVGSRAFVEGPYGAFTSLHRTRPGTLLIAGGVGITPVRAMLEEQATGDVVVLYRVRSEADAVLLNEVRDLVALRGGRLHLLTGRTGEGGTPPFGPDSLHRLVPDITERDVYVCGPPAMTRAVLAGLRDLRVPARQVHAEKFNLA, encoded by the coding sequence ATGGCGACGGCGAGCAACACGGTGCGCAGAGGCACCGTGCTTCCAGTGGACGCGGCGCGCTGGGCGATGTGGACCTTCGTCATCGCCAACGCGGTGATCGTCGAGGTGCTGTTCCTCAGCGCCGGTTCGGGCAAGAACGGGGTGCTCACGATCGCCAAGTTCTTCGGACTGCATGCAGCCCTGCTGATGCTGTTCCAATTGCTGCTGGTGGCCCGGATGCCGTGGCTGGACCGCCGTATCGGGATGGACCGGCTCACGGTGTGGCACCGCTGGGTCGGGTTCCTGTTGCTGTGGACCGTCCTCACCCACGCCACGCTGGTGGTGCTCGGGTACGCGAACCTCGACGACGCGTCCATGGGGAAGACGTTCGTCGCACTGAGCGGAGTGCCGGCTTCCCTGCTGGGCATGCTCGCCGCGGCCGTCATCGTCGTGATCGCCGTGATCTCCACCCGGCCCCTGCGGCGGCGACTGCGGTATGAGGTCTGGCACGGTCTGCACCTGCTGCTCTACGTGGCCCTGGGCCTGTCGTTCGTCCACCAGTTGGAGGAGACCACGACCTTCGCGTCCTCCGCGTTCGCCACGGCCTACTGGTGGATTCTGTGGCTGCTGGCTTTCGGCGCCCTGCTGACGGGGCGTGTCGCCATGCCGTTGTGGCGCAATGCCTACCACCGGTTCAGTGTCGCGGCCGTGGTTCCGGAGTCGGACCACGTGGTCTCCGTGTACATCACCGGCCGGCACCTCGACAAACTCCCGGCCCGGGCGGGGCAGTTCTGCATCTGGCGGTTCCCCGGGCACAACCACTGGTGGCTGGCCAATCCGTTCTCCCTGTCGGCGGCGCCGGGCGGACAGGGGCTGCGCCTGACGGCGAAGGCGGCGGGCAATGTCAGTGCCGGCCTGCGGAACCTCCCGGTCGGCAGCCGCGCCTTCGTCGAGGGACCGTACGGGGCGTTCACCTCGCTGCACCGGACCCGGCCCGGCACCCTGCTGATCGCCGGGGGCGTGGGGATCACGCCTGTGCGGGCCATGCTGGAGGAGCAGGCGACCGGCGACGTCGTCGTGCTGTACCGGGTGCGCAGCGAGGCCGACGCGGTGCTGCTGAACGAGGTGCGCGACCTGGTCGCGCTACGGGGCGGACGGCTGCACCTGCTCACCGGCAGAACCGGCGAGGGCGGCACCCCGCCGTTCGGCCCGGACAGTCTGCACCGGCTGGTCCCCGACATCACCGAACGCGACGTGTACGTCTGCGGCCCGCCCGCCATGACCAGGGCCGTGCTCGCCGGCCTGCGAGACCTCCGGGTCCCCGCGCGACAGGTGCACGCCGAGAAGTTCAATCTGGCCTGA
- a CDS encoding roadblock/LC7 domain-containing protein codes for MAVETDVLDELRRLRTRIPRLTGSLAATVDGLVLAHDVPGTEPEGLAALTAAALGVAYRMTDAAARGDFRELLVRGSGGYVATYAAGTTAVLTLLAEDRVNVGRLHLEGRRSGARIADLVATGVGPGTGRHADRPAPEEHLATVPPAADRPIGTLPVRTPQRPTHQPRPQTGI; via the coding sequence ATGGCCGTCGAGACCGACGTCCTGGACGAACTGCGTCGGCTCCGCACCCGCATACCCCGGCTGACGGGCTCCCTCGCGGCCACCGTCGACGGACTCGTCCTCGCCCACGACGTGCCGGGCACCGAGCCGGAGGGACTCGCGGCGCTGACCGCCGCCGCCCTCGGCGTCGCCTACCGCATGACCGACGCCGCCGCCCGGGGTGACTTCCGCGAACTGCTGGTGCGGGGCTCCGGAGGCTACGTCGCGACCTACGCCGCCGGAACCACCGCCGTGCTCACCCTCCTCGCCGAGGACCGCGTCAACGTCGGCCGTCTGCACCTCGAAGGCCGGCGCAGCGGTGCCCGGATCGCCGACCTGGTGGCCACGGGCGTGGGCCCGGGCACCGGCCGCCACGCCGACCGGCCGGCACCCGAAGAGCACCTCGCCACGGTGCCCCCGGCCGCCGACCGTCCCATCGGCACCCTCCCGGTACGCACCCCGCAGCGGCCCACACACCAGCCGCGCCCGCAGACCGGCATCTGA
- a CDS encoding FAD-dependent monooxygenase → MTAPLDVLVVGAGPTGLALATQLRACETPFRIVDRSLDRARESRAPAIQPRTLEMLSAFGVADDLVERGSTAVRLHLHLPRRVLRVPVFDVGCDDTPYPFLLFLPQSETEAALTAHLAERDVTVERGTELLGAAPEGEYVTCRLRRSDGTEETVRARYVVGCDGAHSTVRARAGIAFEGYAYPQTFLLADLEADGLEQGAAHTYLTAAGLLFFFPLGTPATWRMIAMQPPGAPGGEVTLELLQRIADDWTPDKPSLHDPVWMTSFRIHNRGATHYRKGPFFLAGDAAHIHSPAGGQGMNTGIQDALNLGWKLAHVCRGAAPEELLETYEAERAPVGHGVRRLTDRAFTVGTSGHPALRLARTRLAPHLAPLLLRATGARARLFRTVSELGIHYRSGPASATGPQRPRQGPRAGDRLPDTPAGLQRRIAGPGYHLLLTGPAHHWPQDLPLGERHGLLSVHRLGTRSPWPGVTQALVRPDGYVGHLARGTDLTALRAYVDRWLPAS, encoded by the coding sequence ATGACGGCACCTCTGGACGTGCTCGTCGTGGGCGCGGGCCCCACCGGGCTCGCCCTCGCGACGCAACTGCGCGCCTGCGAAACCCCGTTCCGGATCGTCGACCGATCACTGGACCGCGCGCGGGAGTCACGCGCCCCCGCGATCCAGCCGCGCACCCTGGAGATGCTGTCCGCGTTCGGCGTGGCGGACGACCTCGTCGAGCGGGGCAGTACGGCCGTCCGGCTGCACCTGCATCTGCCCCGACGGGTGCTGCGCGTCCCGGTGTTCGACGTCGGCTGCGACGACACGCCGTACCCCTTCCTGCTGTTCCTCCCGCAGTCGGAGACGGAAGCCGCTCTGACGGCTCATCTGGCCGAGCGGGACGTGACGGTGGAGCGGGGCACCGAACTGCTCGGCGCCGCACCGGAGGGCGAGTACGTCACCTGCCGCCTGCGACGCAGCGACGGGACCGAGGAGACCGTACGGGCCCGCTATGTCGTCGGCTGCGACGGAGCACACAGCACCGTGCGCGCCCGGGCGGGCATCGCCTTCGAGGGTTACGCCTATCCTCAGACGTTCCTGCTGGCGGACCTGGAAGCCGACGGGCTGGAGCAGGGCGCCGCGCACACGTACCTGACGGCGGCCGGGCTGCTGTTCTTCTTCCCGCTCGGCACTCCGGCCACCTGGCGGATGATCGCGATGCAGCCGCCGGGCGCCCCCGGCGGAGAGGTGACCCTGGAGCTTCTCCAGCGGATCGCCGACGACTGGACGCCCGACAAGCCGTCCCTGCACGACCCGGTCTGGATGACGAGCTTCCGCATCCACAACCGCGGCGCCACCCACTACCGCAAGGGCCCGTTCTTCCTCGCGGGCGACGCGGCGCACATCCACAGCCCGGCCGGTGGACAGGGCATGAACACCGGCATCCAGGACGCGCTCAACCTCGGCTGGAAACTCGCCCACGTCTGCCGCGGGGCCGCACCGGAGGAGTTGCTGGAGACGTACGAGGCCGAGCGCGCCCCGGTCGGCCACGGCGTACGCAGGCTCACCGACCGCGCGTTCACCGTCGGTACGAGCGGCCACCCGGCTCTGCGGCTGGCGCGGACGCGCCTCGCCCCGCACCTGGCCCCGCTGCTCCTGCGCGCGACCGGTGCCCGGGCACGCCTGTTCCGTACGGTGTCCGAACTCGGCATCCACTACCGCAGCGGCCCCGCCTCCGCCACCGGGCCGCAGCGCCCGCGGCAGGGCCCCCGCGCGGGGGACCGCCTGCCCGACACCCCGGCCGGGCTCCAGCGGCGCATCGCCGGGCCGGGCTACCACCTTCTGCTCACCGGCCCCGCCCACCACTGGCCCCAGGACCTGCCGCTGGGCGAACGGCACGGCCTGCTGAGCGTGCACCGCCTGGGTACGCGGAGCCCGTGGCCCGGCGTCACCCAGGCCCTCGTACGGCCTGACGGATACGTGGGTCACCTGGCCCGCGGCACCGACCTCACGGCCCTGCGCGCCTACGTGGACCGTTGGCTGCCGGCCTCCTAG
- a CDS encoding lamin tail domain-containing protein, giving the protein MRIRLVATTALAAGALTALSAVPAQAAEYDSALKIRGIQYDAPGSDSNRCSGGNTAEEYLTIKNYSRSTTVNLKGYVVKDAAGNKFTFTATHTLQPGDYVKLRGGNGADSDTKNVVYRDNCNFMWNNDKDTIYVYKPSGSRADVHSYTKSGSDPDRNGYITFHG; this is encoded by the coding sequence ATGCGCATACGCCTTGTCGCCACCACGGCTCTCGCCGCCGGGGCCCTGACCGCCCTGTCGGCGGTTCCGGCCCAGGCCGCCGAGTACGACTCCGCGCTGAAGATCCGGGGCATCCAGTACGACGCTCCCGGGAGTGACTCGAACCGCTGCTCGGGCGGGAACACCGCCGAGGAGTACCTGACCATCAAGAACTACTCGCGCTCCACGACGGTGAACCTCAAGGGGTACGTCGTGAAGGACGCGGCGGGGAACAAGTTCACCTTCACCGCGACCCACACCCTTCAGCCGGGTGACTACGTGAAGCTGCGCGGCGGCAACGGGGCCGACTCCGACACCAAGAACGTCGTCTACCGCGACAACTGCAACTTCATGTGGAACAACGACAAGGACACGATCTACGTGTACAAGCCGTCCGGCAGCCGTGCCGACGTGCACTCGTACACCAAGAGCGGCTCCGACCCGGACCGCAACGGGTACATCACCTTCCACGGCTGA
- a CDS encoding FAD-dependent oxidoreductase → MPRPLRVAIVGSGPAGIYAADALLKSEVAAEPGVSIDIFERMPAPFGLIRYGVAPDHPRIKGIITALHQVLDKPQIRLFGNVDYGTDIGLDDLRAFYDGVIFATGATADRALSLPGIDLDGSYGAADFVSWYDGHPDVPRTWPLEAEKVAVLGVGNVALDVARVLAKTADELLPTEIPANVYEGLKANRAKEIHVFGRRGPAQAKFSPMELRELDHSPNIEVIVDPEDIDYDEGSITTRRGNKQADMVAKTLENWAIRDAGDRPHKLFLHFFESPVEVLGEDGKVVGLRTERTELDGTGNVKGTGTFNTWDVGAVYRAVGYLSDKLPKLPWDIDSGTVPDEGGRVMQESGEHLPSTYVTGWIRRGPIGLIGHTKGDANETVANLLDDYRNDRLQTPATPAPEAVDAFLAERDIRFTTWDGWYKLDAAEKALGEPEGRERVKIVEREDMLRASGA, encoded by the coding sequence ATGCCCCGCCCCCTGCGGGTAGCCATCGTCGGATCCGGCCCCGCCGGGATCTACGCCGCCGACGCCCTGCTCAAGTCCGAGGTGGCCGCCGAACCCGGCGTTTCCATCGACATCTTCGAGCGCATGCCGGCGCCGTTCGGTCTGATCCGTTACGGCGTCGCTCCCGACCACCCGCGGATCAAGGGCATCATCACGGCCCTGCACCAGGTGCTCGACAAACCGCAGATCCGGCTCTTCGGCAACGTGGACTACGGCACCGACATCGGCCTGGACGACCTGCGTGCGTTCTACGACGGCGTGATCTTCGCCACCGGCGCGACGGCCGACCGGGCGCTCTCGCTGCCGGGCATCGACCTGGACGGCTCGTACGGCGCCGCGGACTTCGTGTCCTGGTACGACGGCCACCCGGACGTGCCGCGCACCTGGCCGCTGGAGGCGGAGAAGGTCGCCGTGCTCGGCGTCGGCAACGTGGCACTCGACGTCGCGCGCGTCCTGGCCAAGACGGCGGACGAACTGCTGCCGACCGAGATACCGGCGAACGTCTACGAGGGTCTGAAGGCCAACCGGGCCAAGGAGATCCACGTGTTCGGCCGACGCGGCCCGGCACAGGCGAAGTTCAGCCCGATGGAGCTGCGGGAGCTGGACCACTCCCCCAACATCGAGGTCATCGTCGACCCCGAGGACATCGACTACGACGAGGGCTCGATCACCACGCGGCGCGGCAACAAGCAGGCCGACATGGTGGCCAAGACCCTGGAGAACTGGGCGATCCGCGACGCCGGAGACCGGCCCCACAAGCTCTTCCTGCACTTCTTCGAGTCGCCGGTCGAGGTCCTCGGCGAGGACGGCAAGGTCGTGGGCCTGCGCACCGAGCGCACGGAGCTCGACGGCACCGGCAACGTCAAGGGCACCGGCACGTTCAACACCTGGGACGTCGGCGCGGTGTACCGCGCGGTGGGCTACCTGTCCGACAAACTCCCCAAGCTGCCCTGGGACATCGACTCGGGCACCGTTCCGGACGAGGGCGGCCGGGTCATGCAGGAGTCGGGCGAACACCTGCCGTCCACGTACGTCACCGGCTGGATCCGGCGCGGCCCCATCGGCCTGATCGGGCACACCAAGGGCGACGCCAACGAGACGGTGGCGAACCTGCTGGACGACTACCGCAACGACCGGCTGCAGACGCCCGCGACTCCCGCCCCGGAGGCCGTGGACGCGTTCCTCGCCGAGCGCGACATCCGCTTCACCACCTGGGACGGCTGGTACAAGCTGGACGCGGCGGAGAAGGCTCTGGGCGAGCCCGAGGGCCGCGAGCGCGTGAAGATCGTCGAGCGTGAGGACATGCTGCGGGCCAGCGGCGCCTGA
- a CDS encoding SpoIIE family protein phosphatase/ATP-binding protein, translated as MVRLLGRSGTRSPLRPGAAPSARQRREAGSPRWQPGAGLRSVLGGRSVAGQVFLLVVVIVLLLVVAAVVALVLQVRHDTTKEARNRSLAVAETFANAPGTVEALQSPDPTAVLQPRAEAARERSKVDFIVVMNTDGIRYTHPKPDRIGKKFVGTLAPALAGKSFTEEIEGTIGPLVQAVVPVKDADGRVVGLVSAGITTKSVGGTADRQLPLVLTAAAAALVLATAGAALVSRRLLRQTHGLGPHEMTRMYEHHDAVLHAVREGVLIVDDGGTLVLANDEAHRLLGLPADAEGRHVLSLGLDPGTADLLASGRVATDEVHLVGDRLLAVNQRTTDRAGVPPGSVATLRDSTELRALSGRAETARERLNMLYDAGVGIGTSLDVTRTAEELTELAVPRFADFVTVDLFDAVLGGGQPNAAASLSRTAVNGTRKDAPLYPVGERIRFVESSPQGRSLATGGPVLEPRLGEAPGWQVQDLERSAAIVAYGIHSLITVPLRAGTLVLGVVSFWRCEKPEPFDADELALAEELVARAAVSIDNARRYTREHSMAVTLQRSLLPRNLPEQGALEIAYRYLPAQAGVGGDWFDVLPLSGARVALVVGDVVGHGLHAAATMGRLRTAVHNFSALDLPPEELIALLDELVGRIDQDETEDEGSAPVTGATCLYAVYDPVSRRCTVARAGHPPPALVHPDGTVEYPDVPAGPPLGLGGLPFETAELELAEGSRLVLYTDGLVEDRERDIDVGLEMLREALGRAGQSPEDTCRVVLDSQLTARSSDDIALIVARTRALAPGQVAEWPVPADPAAVGEVRAAVSRQLTEWGLDELTFSTELILSELVTNALRYGGDPIRVRMLRDRNLICEVFDSSSTSPHLRYATMTDEGGRGLFLVAQLAERWGTRYLPAGKVIWAEQPLP; from the coding sequence ATGGTCCGACTCTTGGGTCGATCCGGGACTCGATCGCCCCTGCGGCCCGGCGCTGCGCCGTCGGCACGGCAGCGGCGGGAGGCGGGCTCGCCACGGTGGCAACCGGGGGCGGGGCTGCGGTCGGTGCTGGGCGGACGCAGCGTCGCCGGACAGGTGTTCCTGCTCGTCGTGGTGATCGTGCTGCTGCTGGTCGTCGCGGCCGTGGTGGCACTGGTGCTGCAGGTGCGGCACGACACGACGAAGGAGGCCCGCAACCGTTCGCTCGCCGTCGCGGAGACCTTCGCCAACGCGCCGGGCACCGTCGAGGCACTCCAGAGCCCTGACCCCACCGCCGTGCTCCAGCCCAGGGCCGAGGCCGCCCGGGAGCGGTCGAAGGTCGACTTCATCGTCGTCATGAACACCGACGGGATCCGCTACACCCACCCCAAGCCGGACCGGATCGGGAAGAAGTTCGTCGGAACGCTCGCGCCCGCGCTGGCCGGGAAGTCGTTCACCGAGGAGATCGAGGGCACCATCGGCCCGCTCGTGCAGGCCGTGGTGCCGGTGAAGGACGCGGACGGCCGGGTCGTTGGCCTGGTCTCGGCGGGGATCACGACCAAGAGCGTCGGCGGCACCGCCGACCGTCAGCTGCCGCTCGTGCTCACGGCCGCCGCCGCCGCGCTCGTCCTGGCGACTGCGGGTGCCGCACTGGTGAGCCGGCGGCTGCTGCGCCAGACCCACGGGCTCGGTCCGCACGAGATGACCCGGATGTACGAACATCACGACGCCGTGCTGCACGCCGTCCGGGAGGGGGTGCTCATCGTCGACGACGGGGGCACCCTGGTCCTCGCCAACGACGAGGCGCACCGGCTGCTCGGCCTGCCCGCCGACGCCGAGGGCCGGCACGTCCTCAGTCTCGGTCTCGACCCGGGCACCGCCGACCTGCTGGCGTCCGGACGCGTCGCCACGGACGAGGTGCACCTCGTCGGGGACCGGCTCCTCGCCGTCAACCAGCGGACGACGGACCGTGCGGGCGTGCCGCCCGGCAGTGTCGCCACCCTGCGCGACTCAACGGAACTGCGGGCGCTGTCCGGGCGGGCCGAGACCGCGCGGGAGCGGCTCAACATGCTGTACGACGCCGGGGTGGGCATCGGCACCAGTCTGGACGTGACCCGTACGGCCGAGGAGCTGACCGAACTGGCCGTGCCGCGGTTCGCCGACTTCGTGACCGTGGACCTGTTCGACGCCGTGCTGGGCGGCGGGCAGCCGAACGCCGCGGCCTCGCTCAGCCGGACGGCGGTGAACGGGACCCGCAAGGACGCGCCGCTCTACCCGGTCGGCGAGCGGATCAGGTTCGTCGAGTCCTCTCCGCAGGGCCGCAGTCTCGCCACCGGCGGCCCCGTCCTGGAGCCCCGGCTGGGCGAGGCCCCGGGCTGGCAGGTACAGGACCTGGAGCGCTCGGCCGCGATCGTCGCGTACGGCATCCACTCGCTGATCACGGTGCCGCTGCGGGCCGGCACCCTGGTGCTGGGCGTGGTCAGCTTCTGGCGCTGCGAGAAACCGGAGCCCTTCGACGCGGACGAGCTGGCCCTGGCCGAGGAACTGGTCGCGCGGGCCGCCGTCTCCATCGACAACGCGCGCCGCTACACCCGCGAGCACAGCATGGCCGTGACGCTCCAGCGCAGCCTGCTCCCCCGCAACCTGCCGGAGCAGGGCGCCCTGGAGATCGCCTACCGCTACCTGCCCGCGCAGGCCGGGGTGGGCGGTGACTGGTTCGACGTGCTGCCGCTGTCGGGGGCCAGGGTGGCGCTCGTGGTCGGGGACGTCGTCGGTCACGGACTGCACGCCGCGGCCACGATGGGGCGGCTGCGCACCGCGGTGCACAACTTCTCCGCCCTCGATCTGCCGCCCGAGGAACTGATCGCCCTGCTGGACGAGTTGGTCGGCCGTATCGACCAGGACGAGACGGAGGACGAGGGCAGCGCCCCGGTCACCGGCGCGACCTGTCTGTACGCCGTCTACGACCCGGTGTCCCGGCGCTGCACCGTCGCGCGGGCCGGTCATCCCCCGCCGGCGCTGGTCCACCCGGACGGCACGGTGGAGTATCCCGACGTGCCCGCCGGCCCCCCGCTCGGGCTCGGTGGTCTGCCGTTCGAGACGGCGGAGCTGGAACTGGCCGAGGGCAGCCGGCTCGTCCTCTACACCGACGGGCTGGTCGAGGACCGGGAGCGGGACATCGACGTGGGCCTGGAGATGCTGCGCGAGGCACTGGGCCGGGCGGGGCAGTCGCCGGAGGACACCTGCCGGGTCGTGCTCGACTCGCAGCTCACGGCCCGCTCCAGCGACGACATCGCGCTGATCGTCGCGCGCACCCGGGCGCTGGCCCCCGGCCAGGTCGCCGAGTGGCCGGTGCCGGCCGATCCCGCGGCCGTGGGCGAGGTACGGGCGGCGGTGAGCCGGCAGCTGACCGAGTGGGGCCTGGACGAGCTGACGTTCAGCACGGAGCTGATCCTGAGCGAGCTGGTCACCAACGCGCTGCGGTACGGCGGCGACCCCATACGCGTCAGGATGCTGCGCGACCGCAACCTGATCTGTGAGGTGTTCGACAGCAGCAGCACCTCACCGCACCTGCGGTACGCGACCATGACGGACGAGGGCGGGCGTGGCCTGTTCCTGGTCGCGCAGCTCGCGGAACGCTGGGGCACGCGCTACCTGCCCGCAGGGAAGGTCATCTGGGCGGAGCAGCCCCTGCCATAA
- a CDS encoding ATP-binding protein, producing the protein MSSPAQHVLRPPSGAAAHAGAPAADHAFPAGPHTASPYGAQLSVPRTLPQFPGALSASAALQVECSREGFARARSFTRDTLHGWSLDHRCDDATLVITELTANAATHAAPRASKAPGVPEIRLGFHLDPGHLLVTVSDLDDHPPVYRPAGIALEEHGRGLCIVDALSEEWGWAPSPPAGKTVWARMSTRPATPCPPI; encoded by the coding sequence GTGTCATCACCTGCGCAGCACGTGCTCCGGCCGCCGAGTGGGGCTGCGGCACACGCAGGCGCACCCGCGGCGGACCACGCCTTCCCGGCCGGCCCGCACACGGCCTCGCCCTACGGGGCTCAGCTCTCGGTGCCGAGGACACTGCCGCAGTTCCCGGGTGCCCTGTCCGCCTCGGCCGCACTACAAGTCGAGTGCAGCCGGGAGGGGTTCGCGCGAGCCCGGTCCTTCACCCGCGACACCCTGCACGGCTGGTCGCTCGACCACCGCTGCGACGACGCGACCCTCGTCATCACCGAGCTGACCGCCAACGCCGCGACGCACGCGGCACCGAGAGCCTCGAAGGCACCGGGCGTGCCGGAGATCCGGCTCGGATTCCACCTGGACCCCGGGCACCTGCTGGTCACCGTCTCCGACCTCGACGACCACCCGCCCGTGTACCGGCCGGCGGGCATCGCCCTGGAGGAGCACGGCCGGGGGCTGTGCATAGTCGACGCCCTGTCCGAGGAGTGGGGCTGGGCCCCCAGTCCCCCGGCGGGCAAGACCGTCTGGGCCAGGATGTCGACCCGGCCCGCCACGCCCTGTCCACCCATCTGA
- a CDS encoding DUF397 domain-containing protein, with protein sequence MPPVQNGVRASSLEACWMKSRHSNAEGNCVEVAPLVDGGIALRNSRDPDGPALVYTSAEVAAFLAGAKDGEFDHLL encoded by the coding sequence GTGCCACCAGTGCAGAACGGAGTGCGGGCAAGCTCGTTGGAAGCCTGTTGGATGAAGAGCCGGCACAGCAACGCCGAGGGCAACTGCGTCGAAGTCGCCCCCCTCGTCGACGGCGGGATCGCCCTGCGCAACTCCCGCGACCCCGACGGGCCCGCCCTCGTCTACACCTCGGCGGAGGTGGCGGCCTTCCTGGCCGGAGCGAAGGACGGCGAGTTCGACCACCTGCTGTGA
- a CDS encoding helix-turn-helix domain-containing protein — translation MSAASHRISRLEPYLDRREPAPTLLKMLVGVQLAGFREDAGLAQDQAARAVGFSAAKLSRIESGKGRRPPTENDVRALLELYGTDDYEVSVLLKLLQRAGEPGWWQRYDKRLMPEWFDRLVGLQEAAATIRTFEIQYVPGLLQTPAYTRAVVERGLPNAPASEVERRVELRRHRARLLSRTDAPQLWAIIDESVLLRVLGSTDVMREQLAHLVEMAGRSNVTLQIVPLSVTNASAPAIPITYLRFGGLDLPDVVYLEHIKSANFLEDRDETEEYRIALDRLADEALKPRDSMELLRQTMEQRYP, via the coding sequence ATGTCCGCCGCGTCGCATCGCATCTCCCGTCTGGAACCCTACCTGGACAGGCGCGAGCCGGCGCCGACTCTGCTGAAGATGCTGGTCGGTGTACAGCTCGCCGGCTTCCGCGAGGACGCCGGGCTCGCCCAGGACCAGGCCGCGCGCGCTGTCGGGTTCAGTGCCGCGAAGTTGTCCCGCATCGAGTCGGGCAAGGGCCGCCGCCCGCCGACGGAGAACGACGTCCGAGCCCTGCTGGAGCTGTACGGCACCGACGACTACGAAGTCTCCGTGCTGCTCAAGCTGCTGCAGCGGGCCGGCGAGCCCGGCTGGTGGCAGCGGTACGACAAGCGGCTGATGCCCGAGTGGTTCGACCGGCTGGTCGGGCTGCAGGAGGCCGCCGCCACCATTCGTACCTTCGAGATCCAGTACGTGCCCGGCCTGTTGCAGACACCCGCCTACACCCGGGCCGTGGTGGAGCGCGGCCTGCCGAACGCGCCTGCGAGCGAGGTGGAGCGTCGGGTCGAACTGCGCAGGCACCGGGCCCGGTTGCTGTCGCGGACCGACGCCCCGCAGCTGTGGGCGATCATCGACGAGTCCGTGCTGCTGCGCGTCCTGGGCAGCACCGACGTGATGCGGGAGCAGCTCGCGCACCTCGTCGAGATGGCCGGACGCTCCAATGTGACGTTGCAGATCGTGCCGTTGAGCGTCACCAACGCCTCGGCGCCCGCCATTCCGATCACGTATCTGCGCTTCGGCGGTCTGGATCTGCCCGACGTGGTCTACCTGGAGCACATCAAGAGCGCGAACTTCCTCGAGGACCGCGACGAGACCGAGGAGTACCGGATCGCGCTGGACCGGCTCGCGGACGAGGCGCTCAAGCCCCGTGACTCGATGGAGCTGCTGCGGCAGACGATGGAGCAGCGCTACCCGTGA
- a CDS encoding SAM-dependent methyltransferase: MHSEKQLSTEIDANVPTAARMYDHYLGGKDNYAADRAACEELDKVVPSTRRLALNNRRFLQRVVQTLSAEYGIRQYLDHGSGLPTQDNVHQVAQRIDPTTHVVYVDNDPMVLVHGRALLEQDERTTVIHADMRETDQIFGHADTKRLIDFDEPVCVLFNSVFHCIPDSDTDGPLAVARRVRERLAPGSFLVMCQLVSEDPEVRAFVTNFMDQATQGHWGRVREPKDVETYFEGLEILEPGLVEVSTWRPDTEVAPRQLTHEWIEFGGVGRIPLET; this comes from the coding sequence ATGCACTCCGAGAAGCAGCTGTCCACCGAGATCGACGCGAACGTGCCGACGGCAGCGCGCATGTACGACCACTATCTGGGCGGCAAGGACAACTACGCGGCGGACCGCGCCGCGTGCGAGGAACTCGACAAGGTCGTCCCCAGCACGCGCCGCCTGGCCCTGAACAACCGGCGCTTCCTCCAGCGGGTCGTGCAGACCCTCTCCGCGGAGTACGGCATCCGGCAGTACCTGGACCACGGATCCGGCCTGCCGACGCAGGACAACGTGCACCAGGTCGCCCAGCGCATCGACCCGACGACCCACGTGGTCTACGTCGACAACGACCCCATGGTGCTGGTGCACGGCCGCGCGCTGCTGGAGCAGGACGAGCGGACGACCGTGATCCACGCGGACATGCGCGAGACCGACCAGATCTTCGGCCACGCCGACACCAAGCGGCTGATCGACTTCGACGAGCCGGTGTGCGTGCTGTTCAACTCCGTGTTCCACTGCATCCCGGACAGCGACACCGACGGGCCGCTCGCGGTGGCCCGGCGCGTGCGGGAGCGGCTCGCGCCCGGCAGCTTCCTGGTGATGTGCCAGCTGGTCAGCGAGGACCCCGAGGTCCGTGCCTTCGTCACGAACTTCATGGACCAGGCGACCCAGGGCCACTGGGGCCGCGTGCGCGAACCGAAGGACGTGGAGACGTACTTCGAGGGCCTGGAGATCCTTGAGCCGGGGCTCGTCGAGGTGTCGACCTGGCGTCCGGACACCGAGGTGGCGCCCCGTCAGCTCACCCACGAATGGATCGAGTTCGGCGGTGTCGGGCGGATCCCCCTGGAGACGTGA